In Desulfosediminicola ganghwensis, a single window of DNA contains:
- a CDS encoding hemolysin family protein, whose amino-acid sequence MLNTLITAVSLAIVISALCSICEAVLYSLSASQVEMLKKSGHNSAKHLQNLRADIDEPITAILTLNTIANTVGAAVAGAAAAKLFGDHNVIWFSGVFTLSILIFSEILPKTIGVTFAYRLAPVIAYPLRWMVIVLKPIVWLCRSITRLIPGRSGEEHISAEELRTIATLSRESGEIEEDEEKVIANILQLKYRMVRYTMTPRTVTFALDQNISVGEAMTMLNRLSSHSRIPAFEGEMNNVTGIVMRKDILQAMAEGKEELLISHFLQPAYFVPETAPLNKILVDFFDRQQHLFVVVDEYGSMTGIISMEDVIEEIMGREIIDESDKAKNMRDLARRRNLLSLKQMNNGTKK is encoded by the coding sequence GTGCTCAACACTCTTATAACTGCAGTATCTCTTGCCATCGTAATCTCGGCACTTTGTTCCATTTGCGAAGCAGTTCTCTATTCACTGTCTGCCAGCCAAGTGGAGATGCTCAAAAAATCAGGGCACAATTCAGCTAAACACCTGCAAAACCTGCGAGCCGATATTGATGAACCCATCACCGCCATACTCACCCTGAACACTATCGCCAATACGGTAGGCGCTGCAGTTGCCGGCGCTGCCGCCGCGAAATTATTCGGTGATCACAATGTTATCTGGTTTTCCGGTGTATTCACCCTTTCTATTCTCATTTTTTCAGAGATTTTACCTAAGACCATCGGTGTCACCTTTGCCTACCGACTTGCTCCTGTAATCGCTTATCCTCTCCGTTGGATGGTGATAGTGCTGAAACCAATTGTTTGGCTATGCCGCTCCATCACCAGGCTCATCCCTGGCCGTTCAGGCGAGGAACATATCTCCGCTGAAGAGTTGCGAACTATAGCGACCCTGTCTCGGGAATCAGGAGAAATCGAAGAGGATGAGGAAAAGGTAATCGCCAATATCCTGCAACTGAAATACAGGATGGTCCGTTACACAATGACCCCACGAACGGTTACCTTTGCACTCGATCAGAATATTTCTGTAGGTGAAGCTATGACTATGCTGAATCGGTTGAGCAGCCACAGTCGCATTCCTGCCTTTGAAGGGGAAATGAATAATGTAACCGGAATTGTCATGAGAAAGGACATCTTGCAGGCCATGGCTGAAGGCAAGGAGGAACTTCTTATCTCCCATTTTCTGCAACCAGCCTATTTTGTTCCCGAAACCGCACCGCTCAACAAAATTCTGGTCGATTTTTTCGACCGGCAACAACACCTGTTTGTGGTCGTTGATGAATACGGTTCAATGACCGGCATCATCTCCATGGAGGATGTAATTGAAGAGATTATGGGCAGAGAGATTATTGATGAGTCTGATAAGGCAAAAAACATGAGGGATCTTGCCAGAAGGCGCAACCTGCTCTCGCTGAAGCAAATGAATAACGGGACAAAAAAATAG
- a CDS encoding leucyl aminopeptidase: MHKTKVAVSEKNINLIKGGLLIFFAIQGEDDAVVCSDLVLPYLDSLLELKDFKAGANERVILYPSQIQVKDKKRSLLADRLMVVGLGKLSDQEEHLRIEAVRSAGGTISKACETLKVKDVKLVCDDIVGMERAAMAHHLVEGVVLGDYRFKKYKKEDPDTPTFEGISEITVCVDTQAGKVRKSVAKAISIAHAVHSARNMANEPGNSWTATDFADYALKLAEEKELTCRIIDKPKMKKLGLRGILAVNQGSAEPPKLVILEYSPAKKKKSVMLVGKGLTFDSGGVSLKPAAGMQNMKMDMCGGAAVLATMQAIADLKPDVHVIALIPATDNMSGSSALKPGDVIRHYNDVTAEIVNTDAEGRIILGDALAYGIEKYEPDCVIDVATLTGAVIIGLGHHHSGVLGNDDQLVDGLIDAGQTCSEPLWRLPLTKEYEKQIESDVADIKNTGGRDAGTITAAAYLKNFVGDTPWAHLDIAGTAWDFTEKSYIPKGPSGIAVRTLTEFICKK; encoded by the coding sequence ATGCATAAGACGAAGGTCGCTGTTTCTGAGAAAAACATTAACCTGATTAAAGGTGGCTTGCTGATATTTTTTGCAATTCAAGGTGAAGATGATGCAGTAGTGTGCTCTGATCTTGTTTTGCCATATCTCGATTCTTTACTTGAGTTGAAGGATTTCAAGGCTGGGGCAAATGAACGTGTCATTCTTTATCCCAGTCAGATCCAGGTGAAAGATAAAAAGAGATCTTTGTTGGCAGACAGGCTGATGGTAGTCGGTCTCGGCAAGTTGAGTGACCAGGAGGAGCATCTCAGAATAGAAGCAGTGCGAAGCGCCGGCGGCACCATCAGTAAAGCCTGTGAGACTCTCAAGGTAAAGGATGTGAAGCTTGTTTGCGATGATATTGTTGGCATGGAGCGGGCGGCAATGGCACATCATTTGGTTGAGGGAGTCGTGCTTGGCGACTATCGTTTCAAAAAATATAAAAAGGAAGACCCGGATACTCCAACCTTTGAGGGTATTTCTGAGATTACAGTATGCGTAGACACCCAGGCAGGCAAGGTTCGTAAAAGTGTGGCCAAGGCAATATCCATTGCGCATGCGGTGCATAGTGCCAGGAATATGGCCAATGAGCCGGGAAATAGCTGGACAGCCACAGATTTCGCTGATTACGCTTTGAAACTCGCGGAAGAAAAAGAACTGACTTGCAGGATTATTGACAAGCCAAAAATGAAAAAGCTCGGTTTGCGCGGAATTCTGGCTGTGAATCAGGGCTCGGCTGAACCGCCGAAGCTTGTCATACTTGAGTATTCCCCGGCAAAAAAGAAAAAGTCAGTGATGTTGGTCGGCAAGGGGCTTACCTTTGATTCAGGTGGCGTGAGTTTAAAACCTGCAGCAGGTATGCAGAACATGAAGATGGATATGTGTGGCGGTGCTGCAGTTCTTGCCACCATGCAGGCCATAGCAGATCTCAAACCGGATGTGCATGTGATAGCGCTTATCCCGGCAACAGACAATATGAGTGGCAGCTCGGCACTCAAGCCGGGTGATGTGATTCGCCATTACAACGATGTAACCGCTGAGATTGTCAACACAGATGCCGAGGGAAGGATAATTCTGGGCGACGCGCTTGCATACGGCATAGAGAAGTATGAGCCCGATTGCGTAATTGATGTGGCCACTCTCACCGGTGCGGTGATTATAGGTCTCGGCCATCATCATAGCGGTGTTCTGGGAAATGATGATCAACTGGTTGATGGGTTGATCGATGCTGGCCAGACCTGTTCCGAGCCACTGTGGCGTCTGCCGCTGACCAAGGAGTATGAAAAGCAGATAGAGTCTGACGTGGCCGATATTAAAAATACCGGAGGGCGTGATGCCGGAACTATTACCGCCGCTGCATATCTGAAAAACTTCGTAGGGGACACTCCCTGGGCTCACCTGGATATAGCCGGAACCGCATGGGACTTTACAGAAAAGAGTTATATTCCCAAAGGGCCATCTGGTATCGCAGTTCGGACTCTGACTGAGTTTATCTGTAAGAAGTAA
- the mgtE gene encoding magnesium transporter: MEDKSRRELIGNEGQVILDMVRRLSRRGATDNLMRLIAKTHPADMAWVFRHLNDEERTKVFNIVAQTESVGEFLSELDTALVVDLVQELTPQFMADIISSMPSDDAVDLLEIVPDEVAEDIREHMAKKDREEVEELLQYHPETAGGLMSTDFMCLDEELSAGEAIASIQKRSEEKEMVFYLYITHGEDKLAGVVSLRELLMHPPHRQLRNIMNPNVISVTTDTDQGEVAHVVSQYNILAVPVVDSNYNLVGIVTVDDIIDVIREEATEEFLQMAGAGKDREILLKSTKDNAMLRAPWLFASWIGGVMAMIIIGAFEEELSKVLALASFIPIVMGMGGNIATQSSTIVVRGIATGRVNLNDFLHLVMKEMRVGMILGVIYGLFIGVVAFLGFADSPMLGLVVCISIFSCMTMAATIGTLIPLVLKRFEVDAAIATGPFVTTSIDIVGVLIYFYVAKFLLGL, from the coding sequence ATGGAAGATAAAAGCAGACGAGAACTTATTGGCAATGAGGGACAGGTTATCCTCGATATGGTTCGCAGATTGAGCCGTAGAGGAGCCACTGACAACCTGATGAGGCTCATTGCAAAAACCCATCCCGCAGATATGGCATGGGTTTTTCGCCATTTAAACGACGAGGAGCGAACTAAGGTATTTAACATAGTCGCCCAGACAGAGTCCGTGGGAGAGTTCCTCAGTGAGCTTGATACAGCCCTTGTTGTAGACCTGGTGCAGGAACTCACACCTCAGTTTATGGCTGATATTATTTCCAGTATGCCTTCTGATGACGCGGTGGATCTGCTGGAAATTGTGCCCGACGAAGTCGCGGAAGACATTCGTGAGCACATGGCCAAGAAGGACAGGGAAGAAGTTGAAGAGCTGCTGCAGTATCACCCTGAAACTGCCGGCGGACTCATGTCTACTGACTTCATGTGTCTTGATGAGGAGTTGAGCGCTGGTGAAGCAATTGCCTCGATTCAAAAGCGCAGCGAAGAAAAGGAGATGGTGTTTTACCTCTACATCACCCACGGAGAGGATAAGCTTGCCGGAGTTGTTTCCCTGCGTGAGCTGCTCATGCATCCACCGCACAGGCAGTTGAGAAACATCATGAATCCCAATGTGATATCGGTAACCACAGACACCGATCAGGGAGAGGTTGCCCACGTTGTTTCCCAATATAATATCTTGGCTGTACCGGTAGTTGATTCAAATTACAATCTGGTCGGTATTGTAACCGTAGACGATATCATTGACGTAATCCGCGAGGAAGCCACAGAAGAATTCCTGCAGATGGCCGGTGCCGGTAAGGATCGTGAGATTCTTCTCAAATCGACTAAAGATAACGCCATGCTTCGTGCACCCTGGCTCTTTGCCTCCTGGATCGGCGGGGTAATGGCGATGATCATCATCGGGGCATTCGAAGAAGAGCTGAGTAAAGTGTTGGCATTGGCATCGTTCATTCCCATAGTTATGGGTATGGGTGGAAATATCGCCACTCAATCGTCTACTATCGTAGTAAGAGGTATTGCCACCGGTCGTGTTAACCTGAATGACTTTCTCCACCTGGTGATGAAAGAAATGCGAGTTGGTATGATCCTCGGTGTTATTTATGGTCTTTTTATCGGGGTGGTCGCATTTCTCGGTTTTGCTGACTCACCGATGCTTGGTCTTGTTGTCTGCATTTCCATTTTCTCCTGTATGACCATGGCAGCGACCATAGGCACCTTGATTCCGCTGGTCCTGAAAAGGTTTGAAGTTGACGCAGCCATTGCCACCGGGCCTTTTGTGACAACCTCAATCGATATCGTCGGCGTTTTGATTTACTTCTATGTCGCAAAATTTCTCCTTGGTCTGTAA
- the lptE gene encoding LPS assembly lipoprotein LptE has protein sequence MSRYVPLLAFVALFIVACGYRNPYVYNGPQKVIYLKTWENRTSELGLDNDIYQALVRWFQKSGSIKISKNQEGADLILAGEIVSIDLPTLSYGSGNDATEVKVRLKTRYVMKDIGSETIVLEQPGEVWTQDYLIGDSAESNRSNREKALDIIVDDLAQKIYQRALVQLPKLEIAQQQ, from the coding sequence ATGAGCCGATACGTTCCTCTTCTGGCGTTTGTCGCGTTGTTTATTGTCGCATGCGGTTATCGTAACCCATATGTTTACAATGGTCCCCAAAAAGTAATCTATCTCAAGACCTGGGAAAATCGTACCAGTGAGCTCGGCCTTGACAACGATATTTACCAGGCGCTTGTTCGCTGGTTTCAAAAATCCGGTTCAATAAAAATCTCTAAGAATCAGGAAGGTGCAGACCTCATTCTTGCCGGTGAGATCGTCTCCATTGATCTGCCCACCCTTTCCTACGGTTCAGGCAACGACGCAACGGAGGTCAAGGTTCGTTTAAAGACCAGATATGTGATGAAAGATATCGGCTCGGAAACTATTGTCCTTGAGCAGCCCGGAGAGGTCTGGACTCAGGATTACCTGATTGGTGACTCAGCTGAAAGCAATCGTTCCAACCGAGAGAAAGCTCTGGATATCATCGTCGATGACCTGGCTCAGAAGATTTATCAAAGAGCGTTGGTGCAATTACCTAAACTGGAGATCGCACAGCAACAGTAG
- the leuS gene encoding leucine--tRNA ligase: protein MISSQTKSNRYDFKAIEEKWQQSWAESEKYKAEEDDSKEKYYVLEMFPYPSGRIHMGHVRNYSIGDVVARYKRMKGYNVLHPMGWDAFGLPAENAAQKNNSHPAAWTYSNIDYMRNQLQQLGLSYDWGREIATCNAKYYKWEQILFIEMYKRGIIYQKTTTVNWCDNCQTVLANEQVIDGLCWRCDQAIKPRKMNGWFFKITDYAEELLADLDQLTGWPEKVLTMQRNWIGKSTGLACDFQVDGMDEKISIFTTRPDTIFGVTFMSVAAEHPLVDTLISGADNEQEIRDFIVEILEEKQQQTPEDEQVKKGIFTGKYCINPYNGEKVPVFIANFVLIEYGTGAVMAVPAHDERDFEFARKYDLPIKPVVIPEGETLDPATMENASTVGGTLVNSGQFDGVESEEAKKKVIDYAVQNGFGSPHITYRLRDWGVSRQRYWGAPIPMIHCDSCGIVPVPDEELPVMLPEDKDETGASCRPLHQRPSFIETSCPTCGAKARRETDTMDTFVESSWYFARYTCPAFTDAPLDKEKASHWLPVDQYIGGVEHAILHLLYSRFFTKVLRDLGYLNVDEPFTNLLTQGMVIKDGAKMSKSKGNVVDPHDLIQEYGADTVRLFSLFAAPPEKDLEWNSQGVEGCSRFLNRVYRFITSRPELKEQPALPAELSDTGRTLHRKTHQTIKRVSENIENNFHFNTAISGGMELFNTMTSVTDPEKDAQAEAGTVFQAVESLLILLSPMVPHFCAEMWQEIGHTSLVDDQPWPSYDAEAAKEDMLTIVVQVKGKVRSRLQVPADIDDEAIKELALSDANVQRFIDGQQVKKTIVVKKKLVNIVV from the coding sequence ATGATCAGTAGTCAGACTAAAAGCAATAGATATGACTTCAAAGCCATTGAGGAGAAATGGCAGCAGAGTTGGGCGGAATCAGAGAAGTACAAGGCTGAAGAGGACGACAGCAAGGAAAAATATTACGTACTTGAGATGTTCCCCTACCCTTCCGGCCGAATTCACATGGGCCATGTTCGCAATTACTCGATAGGTGATGTTGTCGCCAGATACAAGCGCATGAAAGGTTACAATGTGCTCCATCCGATGGGTTGGGATGCCTTCGGTTTACCTGCAGAAAACGCTGCCCAGAAAAACAACAGCCATCCTGCCGCCTGGACCTATTCGAACATCGATTACATGCGTAATCAGCTGCAGCAGCTCGGCCTCTCGTACGATTGGGGTCGCGAAATCGCAACCTGCAACGCCAAATACTACAAATGGGAGCAGATCCTTTTCATTGAGATGTACAAGAGAGGGATTATCTACCAGAAGACCACCACCGTCAACTGGTGTGACAACTGCCAGACCGTCCTCGCCAACGAGCAGGTAATTGACGGTCTCTGCTGGCGCTGCGACCAGGCGATTAAGCCTCGCAAGATGAATGGCTGGTTCTTCAAGATCACTGACTACGCAGAAGAACTCCTGGCTGACCTTGACCAACTGACCGGTTGGCCCGAAAAAGTTCTGACCATGCAACGAAACTGGATCGGCAAATCCACCGGTCTCGCCTGCGACTTCCAGGTTGATGGTATGGATGAGAAGATATCAATCTTCACCACCAGACCAGACACCATCTTCGGCGTTACCTTTATGTCGGTGGCGGCAGAACACCCGCTGGTAGATACACTTATTTCAGGCGCTGACAATGAACAGGAAATCCGTGATTTTATCGTTGAAATCCTGGAAGAAAAACAGCAGCAAACTCCAGAAGACGAGCAGGTCAAAAAAGGTATTTTCACCGGCAAGTACTGCATCAACCCGTACAACGGAGAGAAAGTCCCTGTATTTATAGCCAACTTCGTCCTGATCGAGTACGGCACGGGTGCGGTGATGGCTGTTCCTGCCCATGACGAGCGTGACTTTGAGTTTGCCCGTAAATATGATCTGCCCATCAAACCGGTCGTTATTCCTGAAGGTGAGACCCTCGATCCCGCAACCATGGAGAACGCTTCCACCGTTGGCGGTACTCTGGTGAATTCCGGTCAGTTCGATGGCGTCGAGTCTGAAGAGGCCAAGAAAAAAGTTATAGATTATGCTGTGCAAAACGGTTTCGGTTCGCCGCACATCACCTACCGTCTGCGTGACTGGGGTGTCTCCCGTCAACGTTACTGGGGTGCTCCGATCCCAATGATCCACTGTGACAGTTGCGGCATCGTGCCGGTCCCCGACGAGGAACTGCCGGTAATGCTGCCTGAAGATAAAGATGAAACCGGTGCAAGCTGCAGACCCCTGCACCAGCGTCCATCCTTCATCGAGACCAGCTGCCCCACTTGCGGGGCCAAGGCACGGCGCGAGACAGATACCATGGATACCTTCGTGGAATCTTCCTGGTACTTCGCTCGCTACACCTGCCCGGCTTTTACCGATGCCCCGCTCGACAAGGAGAAAGCGTCACACTGGCTGCCGGTAGATCAGTATATTGGCGGAGTTGAACACGCCATCCTGCACCTGCTCTACTCCCGTTTTTTCACCAAAGTGCTTAGAGACCTCGGTTACCTGAACGTAGACGAGCCGTTTACCAACCTGCTTACCCAGGGCATGGTAATTAAAGACGGCGCCAAAATGTCTAAATCAAAAGGTAATGTGGTCGACCCACATGACCTCATTCAGGAGTATGGTGCCGACACAGTTCGTCTCTTCAGCCTCTTCGCCGCTCCGCCAGAGAAAGATCTGGAATGGAACTCCCAGGGCGTTGAAGGCTGCTCACGTTTTTTGAACAGGGTCTACAGGTTCATCACTTCCCGCCCTGAACTCAAGGAACAGCCTGCACTTCCCGCGGAGTTAAGTGACACCGGGCGTACCCTGCATCGCAAAACCCATCAGACCATTAAAAGGGTGAGTGAGAATATTGAGAACAACTTCCACTTCAACACCGCGATTAGTGGTGGTATGGAATTGTTCAACACCATGACGAGTGTCACCGATCCCGAAAAAGATGCCCAGGCTGAAGCCGGTACTGTTTTTCAGGCAGTTGAATCATTGTTGATTCTACTCTCACCAATGGTTCCTCATTTTTGCGCCGAGATGTGGCAGGAAATTGGCCACACCTCACTGGTTGATGACCAACCCTGGCCATCATATGATGCAGAAGCAGCCAAAGAGGATATGCTGACCATCGTCGTCCAGGTGAAAGGAAAAGTGAGATCCCGCCTTCAGGTACCTGCGGATATTGATGATGAGGCAATCAAAGAACTCGCCCTGTCTGATGCCAATGTTCAGCGATTCATCGATGGTCAGCAGGTGAAAAAGACTATTGTGGTCAAGAAGAAGCTTGTGAATATTGTCGTTTAA
- the dnaB gene encoding replicative DNA helicase yields the protein MNEFAPPPQQSSISKRVPPQNLEAEQSVLGSILLKDKSFGTVLEILKSDDFYREAHRIIYEAMIDLFEANEPQDLLTISNLLNDRNQLEQVGGAAYLATLTSIVPVTANIATYAKIVRQKSILRRLIEVNTDIASRCYEEQGEIDLLVDQAEQAIFEIAGSKSGQKFTPVKQIVPDAFAAIEQLFKRKELITGVPTGYPTLDKMTAGLQPSDLIILAARPSMGKTSFAMNIAQSAAIEEKIGVAVFSLEMSKEQLVMRLLSSVGRVDSQRMRTGKLHDEDWPKLTRAVGMLSEAPLYIDDQPAISVLEMRAKVRRLAAQYDIGLIVVDYLQLMRGRDSTENRTQEISEISRSLKALAKEHNIPVIALSQLNRSLESRTDKRPMMSDLRESGAIEQDADIITFIYRDEVYNKAEDNPNRGIAEIIIGKQRNGPTGTVKLHFNNTITRFENLINDEESDYQS from the coding sequence ATGAATGAATTCGCGCCTCCACCGCAACAATCCTCTATTTCGAAGAGAGTGCCGCCTCAGAATCTTGAGGCTGAGCAATCCGTTCTTGGATCGATCCTGCTCAAGGACAAATCCTTTGGTACCGTCCTCGAAATTCTCAAATCCGATGACTTTTATCGGGAAGCACACAGGATCATTTACGAGGCGATGATTGACCTTTTTGAGGCCAATGAGCCACAGGATCTGTTGACCATCAGCAACCTGCTCAATGACCGCAATCAGTTAGAACAGGTTGGAGGTGCCGCCTACCTGGCAACGCTTACCTCTATCGTTCCCGTCACAGCCAACATTGCCACCTACGCCAAAATCGTTCGCCAGAAATCCATCCTCAGGCGTTTGATTGAAGTCAACACCGATATTGCCTCCCGCTGCTATGAGGAGCAGGGAGAGATAGATCTTCTTGTTGACCAGGCGGAGCAGGCGATTTTTGAAATTGCCGGTTCCAAGAGCGGCCAGAAATTTACTCCTGTTAAGCAGATTGTTCCCGATGCCTTTGCCGCAATCGAACAACTTTTCAAGCGCAAGGAGCTTATTACCGGTGTTCCAACTGGCTACCCCACGCTCGACAAAATGACCGCCGGCCTTCAACCCTCCGACCTCATTATCCTGGCGGCCCGCCCTTCTATGGGTAAGACTTCTTTTGCAATGAATATTGCTCAGAGCGCTGCGATTGAAGAAAAAATTGGTGTTGCTGTATTCAGTCTCGAGATGTCCAAGGAACAGTTGGTAATGCGTTTGCTGAGTTCCGTAGGCCGAGTTGATTCCCAGAGAATGCGAACCGGTAAACTTCATGATGAAGATTGGCCAAAGCTCACACGTGCAGTGGGTATGCTCTCGGAAGCACCACTGTATATTGATGATCAACCAGCTATTTCGGTTCTTGAAATGCGTGCTAAAGTTCGCCGACTTGCTGCGCAATATGACATTGGCCTCATAGTCGTAGATTATCTTCAGCTGATGCGAGGCAGGGATTCCACAGAAAACCGAACCCAGGAAATCAGTGAGATTTCTCGATCTTTGAAAGCGCTCGCCAAAGAACATAACATTCCTGTCATTGCCCTTTCCCAGCTGAACAGATCTCTTGAGAGTCGTACCGATAAACGGCCGATGATGAGTGATCTGCGTGAGTCCGGTGCAATCGAACAGGACGCCGATATCATCACCTTTATTTATCGTGATGAAGTGTATAACAAGGCGGAAGACAACCCAAATCGCGGTATTGCCGAGATCATTATCGGTAAGCAGCGTAACGGTCCGACAGGAACAGTCAAGTTGCATTTCAATAATACTATTACCAGATTTGAAAACTTGATAAATGACGAGGAATCTGATTATCAGAGCTAA
- a CDS encoding trypsin-like peptidase domain-containing protein, producing the protein MQPKPTRWKISPIAVILLIAIGLWLIFNPLERKLRDPDAIPRAITARGDLAADELNTIDIFRANSASVVYVTSIALRQGLFSLNAVEIPRGTGSGFIWDSQGRIVTNYHVISDASRIQVTMADQSTWKAVLVGAAPDKDLAVLQITAPADSLRPITIGTSDDLLVGQKVFAIGNPFGLDQTITSGIISALDREINAITGRTIRGVIQTDAAINPGNSGGPLLDSAGRLIGVNTAIYSPSGAYAGIGFAVPVDEVNRVIPEIIRHGRLIKPGLGASLADERVARRLGIEGILILNVEEGGAAHKAGLRPTTQYRGDLVLGDIIVAIAGNRVRSYNEIRNELENFKVGDEVLVSVVRDGRTVDVPIRLGAIN; encoded by the coding sequence ATGCAACCAAAGCCTACTCGTTGGAAAATATCCCCGATCGCGGTGATTTTGCTCATCGCGATCGGCTTGTGGTTGATATTTAATCCCCTTGAACGAAAACTCCGTGATCCTGATGCTATTCCCAGGGCAATAACAGCCCGGGGGGATCTGGCAGCGGATGAACTCAATACCATTGATATCTTTCGAGCAAATTCCGCATCTGTAGTTTATGTGACAAGTATTGCTCTGCGGCAGGGGCTGTTTTCCCTGAACGCGGTCGAGATCCCGAGGGGAACGGGGAGCGGGTTCATCTGGGATAGCCAGGGACGGATTGTTACCAACTATCATGTCATCAGTGATGCCAGCCGTATCCAGGTGACCATGGCTGACCAGTCTACCTGGAAAGCCGTCCTGGTTGGTGCTGCACCAGATAAAGATCTTGCCGTGTTGCAGATCACCGCTCCTGCGGATTCACTGCGACCCATCACTATCGGTACCTCCGACGATCTTCTTGTGGGGCAGAAAGTTTTTGCGATCGGCAACCCATTTGGGCTGGATCAGACAATTACTTCAGGTATCATTTCAGCCCTCGATCGTGAGATAAATGCCATTACCGGCAGAACCATACGGGGCGTGATTCAGACCGATGCTGCAATCAATCCCGGTAACTCCGGTGGTCCTCTATTGGACAGTGCCGGTCGGCTGATTGGAGTAAATACTGCAATCTATAGCCCATCCGGTGCGTATGCAGGAATAGGGTTCGCTGTTCCTGTGGATGAAGTAAACCGGGTCATCCCTGAGATCATTCGCCACGGGAGGCTTATCAAACCAGGATTGGGGGCGAGTCTTGCTGATGAGCGCGTGGCCAGGCGGCTTGGTATAGAAGGTATCCTGATACTCAATGTGGAAGAGGGGGGGGCGGCTCATAAAGCAGGACTCAGGCCAACCACACAGTACCGCGGTGATCTCGTGCTTGGCGATATCATCGTGGCAATAGCCGGTAACAGGGTACGAAGTTATAACGAAATTCGTAATGAGTTGGAGAACTTCAAGGTAGGGGATGAAGTTCTGGTCTCTGTTGTACGGGATGGTCGTACTGTGGACGTGCCGATCAGGCTCGGGGCGATAAATTAA
- the dusB gene encoding tRNA dihydrouridine synthase DusB, producing MLSIDHLHFSTPFVLAPLAGYTDLPFRLLCKEFGAGYCVSEMISCHGLAFRQEKTISMMQSVQAEQPVAFQLFGAEPDVMGEAAGIMSEYNPDMIDINMGCPVKKVTKRGAGAALMTTVDTAEQIILKVRANCKVPVTVKFRSGPTASNQNAVEFARMAEGSGASALIIHGRTWAQGFTGLADRTMITRVKAAVSIPVIGNGDIETYQDGIDMMAETGCDGVMVGRGALGNPWVFSEKGRPVNERAILEGAQRHMELMEQFLPVERMIGCIKNHLGRYFKGLPGSSKMRKAIYDCPSFENLKVLMDTSLSR from the coding sequence ATGCTCAGTATCGACCATCTGCATTTTTCCACCCCATTTGTGCTGGCCCCACTAGCCGGATACACCGATCTTCCTTTCCGCCTGCTCTGCAAAGAATTTGGCGCAGGTTATTGCGTTTCTGAAATGATCAGTTGCCATGGACTCGCCTTCAGGCAGGAAAAAACGATCTCCATGATGCAATCCGTTCAAGCCGAACAGCCTGTAGCCTTTCAGCTTTTTGGCGCTGAACCCGATGTTATGGGAGAGGCTGCCGGCATCATGAGTGAGTATAATCCCGACATGATAGATATCAATATGGGATGCCCAGTCAAGAAGGTAACCAAGCGCGGCGCCGGTGCAGCCCTTATGACCACGGTTGATACTGCCGAACAGATTATTCTGAAGGTCAGGGCCAACTGCAAGGTGCCAGTCACTGTTAAATTTCGATCCGGCCCCACCGCCAGCAACCAGAATGCTGTCGAATTTGCCAGAATGGCTGAAGGGTCCGGAGCTTCTGCACTGATCATCCATGGCAGAACCTGGGCCCAGGGTTTTACAGGCCTTGCTGACAGGACCATGATCACCAGGGTGAAGGCAGCTGTCTCTATCCCGGTCATTGGTAACGGTGATATCGAAACGTATCAGGACGGCATTGATATGATGGCCGAGACCGGCTGCGATGGTGTTATGGTCGGTCGGGGAGCACTCGGCAACCCCTGGGTGTTTTCTGAGAAGGGCCGACCAGTCAACGAACGTGCGATTCTAGAGGGAGCCCAAAGACACATGGAGCTTATGGAACAGTTCCTGCCGGTTGAACGAATGATCGGCTGCATTAAAAACCATCTTGGCAGATATTTTAAAGGTCTGCCTGGCAGTTCTAAAATGAGAAAAGCAATATACGACTGCCCAAGCTTCGAAAATCTGAAGGTTTTAATGGACACGTCTTTATCGAGATAG